The Brachybacterium huguangmaarense genome contains a region encoding:
- a CDS encoding NAD(P)H-quinone oxidoreductase, whose product MRALAITDRRLTLTDLPEPTPTPGEILVDVVAAGVNRADLSQVAGHYPPPPGASELPGLEVSGRRRDTGEEVVALLAGGGYAEVVAVPEGQVLPAPEGVSLADAAAIIEVAATVVSNLVVEAQLARGETVLVIGGTGGIGTVAIQLAHALGARVLTTVGSDQATATARDLGADLALNRHTADVPAAVAEAGGVDVILDVVGGPALNDNVAMLRENGRLVIIGTLGGVTGELDVSALMARRARVIGTTLRSRAPADKQRILALTRELVWPWIADGTIRVPVQAHVPIERAAEAHEILRQGGHLGKVVLDIGC is encoded by the coding sequence ATGCGTGCTCTTGCCATCACCGATCGCCGCCTCACCCTCACCGACCTCCCGGAGCCGACCCCGACGCCCGGGGAGATCCTCGTGGACGTCGTCGCGGCGGGTGTCAATCGCGCCGACCTCTCCCAGGTCGCCGGGCACTACCCGCCGCCGCCCGGCGCCTCCGAGCTGCCCGGCCTGGAGGTCTCGGGGCGCCGCCGGGACACGGGCGAGGAGGTCGTGGCGCTCCTCGCGGGCGGCGGCTACGCCGAGGTGGTGGCCGTCCCCGAGGGCCAGGTGCTGCCCGCCCCCGAGGGGGTCTCGCTGGCCGACGCCGCCGCGATCATCGAGGTCGCGGCGACCGTGGTCTCGAACCTCGTGGTCGAGGCCCAGCTCGCCCGCGGGGAGACCGTGCTCGTGATCGGCGGCACGGGTGGCATCGGGACCGTCGCGATCCAGCTCGCGCACGCGCTCGGTGCCCGCGTGCTCACGACGGTCGGCTCCGATCAGGCCACGGCCACGGCGCGTGACCTGGGCGCCGACCTGGCCCTGAACCGGCACACCGCTGATGTGCCGGCCGCTGTCGCCGAGGCGGGCGGCGTCGACGTGATTCTCGATGTCGTGGGTGGCCCGGCGCTGAACGACAACGTCGCGATGCTGCGCGAGAACGGCCGGCTCGTCATCATCGGCACTCTCGGCGGGGTGACCGGTGAGCTCGACGTCTCCGCGCTCATGGCGCGGCGCGCCCGCGTGATCGGCACCACCCTGCGCTCCCGAGCTCCCGCGGACAAGCAGCGCATCCTCGCGCTCACCCGCGAGCTCGTCTGGCCGTGGATCGCCGACGGCACGATCCGCGTGCCCGTCCAGGCGCACGTCCCCATCGAGCGCGCCGCCGAGGCCCACGAGATCCTGCGCCAGGGCGGACACCTCGGCAAGGTCGTGCTCGACATCGGGTGCTGA
- a CDS encoding MFS transporter: protein MSVGIESPATISSPAAGAPVSGALTTGAPGPARFDPRAWWPVAASVMAIAWGGNEFTPLLVLYRSLAGFSPVVVDGLLAAYVLGIVPALLIGGPLSDVLGRRRLLLPAAPISFAGSLLLAVGSESALAIGIGRVLCGIALGLVMAIGSAWVKELSDGAGAPPAAGARRAALSLTAGFLLGAGAAAVLAQWAPWPAHTAYLLHMAITVITGVWLIQVPETRPASVHERLSARDLLSRLRVPSAAHRRFLRVVLPVAPWVFGAAGTAYAILPSLLSTHAGRYPIAFAGLMTVVTLGCGVGIQALGRRIDTHRSARASVIAMAIIAVGVVMAALAAAVLSLALGIAAAAVLGCGYGLALVAGLSEVQRIAGAEDLAGLTAVFYSIAYLGFFVPIVLAALSSWVSYPLLFTAGAVIALGTLIEVLCAWRAHLPGTHA, encoded by the coding sequence GTGAGCGTCGGCATCGAGTCCCCTGCCACGATCTCCTCCCCCGCCGCCGGCGCCCCGGTGAGCGGCGCCCTGACGACGGGCGCTCCGGGGCCTGCCCGGTTCGACCCGCGCGCCTGGTGGCCCGTGGCCGCCTCGGTCATGGCGATCGCCTGGGGCGGCAACGAGTTCACGCCCCTGCTGGTGCTCTACCGCTCCCTCGCGGGCTTCTCCCCCGTGGTCGTCGACGGGCTGCTGGCGGCCTACGTGCTCGGCATCGTCCCCGCCCTCCTGATCGGCGGCCCCCTGTCGGACGTGCTCGGACGACGCCGCCTGCTCCTGCCGGCGGCCCCCATCTCCTTCGCCGGCTCCCTGCTGCTGGCCGTGGGCAGCGAGTCCGCGCTCGCCATCGGGATCGGACGGGTGCTGTGCGGCATCGCCCTCGGCCTCGTGATGGCGATCGGCAGCGCCTGGGTCAAGGAGCTGTCCGACGGCGCCGGGGCCCCGCCCGCCGCGGGAGCCCGCCGGGCCGCGTTGTCGCTCACCGCCGGCTTCCTGCTCGGGGCCGGAGCGGCGGCCGTGCTCGCCCAGTGGGCGCCGTGGCCGGCGCACACCGCCTACCTCCTGCACATGGCGATCACGGTGATCACCGGCGTCTGGCTGATCCAGGTGCCCGAGACCAGGCCCGCGTCGGTGCACGAACGCCTCTCGGCCCGCGACCTCCTCTCCCGGCTGCGGGTCCCCTCCGCCGCCCACCGGCGCTTCCTGCGGGTGGTCCTCCCGGTCGCACCGTGGGTCTTCGGGGCCGCGGGGACCGCGTACGCGATCCTCCCTTCGCTGCTGTCCACGCACGCGGGCCGGTATCCCATCGCCTTCGCAGGCCTGATGACGGTCGTGACCCTCGGGTGCGGAGTGGGCATCCAAGCTCTCGGGCGCCGCATCGACACCCACCGCAGCGCCCGCGCCTCGGTGATCGCGATGGCGATCATCGCCGTCGGCGTGGTGATGGCCGCCCTCGCTGCCGCCGTCCTGAGTCTCGCGCTCGGCATCGCCGCGGCCGCCGTGCTCGGCTGCGGCTACGGCCTGGCGCTCGTCGCGGGCCTGTCGGAGGTGCAGCGCATCGCCGGGGCCGAGGATCTCGCCGGCCTGACCGCCGTGTTCTATTCGATCGCGTATCTCGGCTTCTTCGTCCCGATCGTGCTCGCGGCCCTCTCGAGCTGGGTGAGCTATCCGCTCCTGTTCACCGCTGGTGCGGTGATCGCTCTCGGCACGCTCATCGAGGTGCTCTGCGCCTGGCGTGCGCACCTGCCCGGCACGCACGCCTGA
- a CDS encoding GntR family transcriptional regulator, protein MSSTSATVSAPDRVYQHLKNRILTGALPGGEMTSESEIAAALGVSRTPVREALMRLQAESLVRIHPKRGVLIAPIAPGEADDVFDARMLVEAHAARHVAALPSGRRDVTLGRLRDLLDAQESAIADGDLEVYARRDADFHLTVISAGGNQLLAGFAHSLRERQQRLVAGGLARDTAHAARFAIGHRELLAQLEAGDADGYVDLLEAHLEMAREVLA, encoded by the coding sequence ATGTCGTCCACATCTGCGACCGTGTCGGCTCCCGACCGCGTCTATCAGCATCTGAAGAACCGGATCCTCACCGGAGCCCTCCCCGGCGGGGAGATGACCTCCGAGAGCGAGATCGCCGCCGCCCTCGGCGTCAGCCGCACTCCGGTCCGCGAGGCGCTCATGCGCCTGCAGGCGGAGTCCCTGGTGCGGATCCACCCCAAGCGCGGCGTCCTCATCGCTCCCATCGCCCCGGGCGAGGCCGATGACGTCTTCGACGCCCGGATGCTGGTGGAGGCCCATGCCGCCCGCCACGTCGCGGCGCTGCCGTCGGGACGCCGGGACGTCACGCTCGGGCGGCTGCGCGACCTGCTGGACGCCCAGGAATCCGCCATCGCGGACGGCGATCTGGAGGTGTACGCGCGACGTGATGCGGACTTCCACCTGACCGTCATCTCTGCCGGCGGGAACCAGTTGCTCGCCGGCTTCGCCCACAGCCTCCGCGAGCGTCAGCAGCGTCTCGTGGCGGGCGGTCTCGCCAGGGACACCGCACACGCGGCACGCTTCGCGATCGGGCATCGCGAGCTGCTCGCCCAGCTCGAGGCCGGCGATGCCGACGGCTACGTCGACCTCCTCGAAGCCCATCTCGAGATGGCGCGGGAGGTCCTCGCGTGA
- a CDS encoding MarP family serine protease, producing MTLVVDIVIVLILAGALSAGIRSGLFATLGTLVGLAAGALAAPWVLPLVASAITDERLRGVAVLGTLAGLLLIGAMIGSGLGSLIRRGADRLRLRILERVLGGALGLVVGLVVVSLAGSGLSAASIPQVSAAVASSQVLRVVDEATPVPVDEALARLRATLAGGIAMPTIDGSVPQTAPSGAPALDTVDLDDPALARAARSVARVSGAATGCGTISSGSGFVVAEDRVVTNAHVVAGVENPLVELPGEDARDGTVVYFDPVDDLAVIAVDVDAAPLPLDDSLAPGDGAVVQGYPYGGPFSSASAVVTGSGTTLVDDIYGGAGAERSVYSLRAQIVPGNSGGPLLTSDGGVAGVVFARSESDAGIGYAMTTAELLPVIAQLDQDTAPVSTGACEG from the coding sequence ATGACCCTCGTCGTCGACATCGTGATCGTGCTCATCCTCGCCGGTGCGCTGAGCGCGGGCATCCGCTCGGGCCTCTTCGCGACGCTCGGCACCCTGGTCGGCCTCGCCGCGGGCGCGCTCGCCGCACCGTGGGTGCTCCCCCTCGTGGCCTCCGCCATCACCGACGAACGACTCCGCGGCGTCGCCGTGCTCGGCACCCTCGCCGGGCTCCTGCTGATCGGCGCGATGATCGGCTCGGGCCTCGGCTCGCTGATCCGCCGCGGCGCCGACCGGCTGCGCCTGCGCATCCTCGAACGCGTCCTGGGCGGCGCGCTCGGTCTCGTCGTCGGGCTCGTGGTCGTGTCCCTCGCGGGATCCGGCCTCTCCGCTGCGAGCATCCCGCAGGTCTCCGCCGCGGTCGCCTCCTCGCAGGTGCTGCGGGTCGTCGACGAGGCGACCCCCGTCCCGGTCGACGAGGCCCTCGCCCGGCTGCGCGCGACGCTCGCCGGCGGTATCGCCATGCCCACCATCGACGGCTCGGTCCCGCAGACCGCGCCGAGCGGCGCGCCCGCCCTCGACACCGTCGACCTCGACGACCCCGCCCTCGCCCGCGCGGCGCGCTCGGTCGCGCGGGTATCGGGTGCGGCGACCGGCTGCGGGACCATCTCGAGCGGCTCGGGCTTCGTGGTCGCCGAGGACCGGGTGGTCACCAACGCGCACGTCGTCGCCGGGGTCGAGAACCCGCTCGTGGAGCTGCCCGGCGAGGACGCGCGCGACGGCACGGTCGTCTACTTCGACCCGGTCGACGACCTGGCCGTGATCGCCGTCGACGTGGACGCGGCACCGCTGCCGCTCGACGACTCCCTCGCACCGGGCGACGGCGCCGTGGTGCAGGGCTATCCGTACGGCGGGCCGTTCAGCTCTGCGAGCGCCGTCGTCACCGGCAGCGGGACCACCCTGGTCGACGACATCTACGGGGGTGCGGGAGCCGAGCGCTCCGTGTACTCCCTGCGTGCCCAGATCGTGCCCGGCAACTCCGGCGGCCCGCTCCTCACCTCCGACGGCGGCGTGGCCGGCGTCGTCTTCGCCCGCAGCGAGTCGGACGCGGGCATCGGGTACGCGATGACGACCGCTGAGCTGCTGCCCGTCATCGCCCAGCTCGACCAGGACACCGCCCCGGTCTCCACGGGGGCGTGCGAGGGCTGA
- a CDS encoding nucleotide pyrophosphohydrolase — protein sequence MPDDRVLSALRDLVRERDWAQFHSPANLAKSVVIEAGELLEHFQWDDDADRGEVADELADVLTYCYLLADALDLDRDGIVLDKLERTKSKYPADKARGVSTKYDRL from the coding sequence ATGCCTGACGACCGCGTGCTCTCCGCCCTCCGCGACCTCGTGCGCGAGCGCGACTGGGCGCAGTTCCACTCCCCGGCGAACCTGGCGAAGTCCGTGGTGATCGAGGCCGGCGAGCTGCTCGAGCACTTCCAGTGGGACGACGACGCCGACCGCGGTGAGGTCGCGGACGAGCTCGCGGACGTCCTGACGTACTGCTACCTGCTGGCCGACGCCCTCGACCTCGACCGCGACGGGATCGTCCTCGACAAGCTCGAACGGACGAAGTCCAAGTACCCCGCCGACAAGGCCCGAGGGGTGAGCACCAAGTATGACCGCCTTTGA
- a CDS encoding DUF2075 domain-containing protein, producing the protein MTAFEIEELSFTARSVSDADARLPRFSNWPVVYLLEDGHDIYVGETGNATNRMRQHLKSPAKEHLREVRVVFDDRFNGSACLDLESFLIRLFGGDGRFDVLNRNDGITNRDYYQREEYLETFREVFEELRARGYFERSIPQIENTDLFKLSPYKALNTEQGIAVLDIMEGLVDDLRTPARTTAVIQGDPGTGKTIVGIYLMKLLRDLAQFDPTDEIDGDSMFSDLFLEGSRELFEGLRIGLVVPQKSLRQSIEGVFRRVPALRGTPVLTPYEVADAEEDFDILVVDEAHRLTQRAAQAHGTLTKRYGEITRRLFGEDDYTINQLDWIHARSRHTVLLLDTAQSVRPADIEPAVFDRVIAQARDEHRLYPLDTQMRVRGGSAYLEFARTLLSDEPPEHAPDLEDYEVELFDDLGAMHDRIRERDAETGLSRLVAGYAWKWKSKKKGSTEVDIEIDGCRLRWNVSEVDWIASRTALEEVGSIHTVQGYDLNYAGVIIGPDLRIAPATGKLAADRKHYFDSRGKANNRMRGQVTTDEDLLRYITNVYRVLMSRGMRGTYLYVVDPLLRERLRRVLG; encoded by the coding sequence ATGACCGCCTTTGAGATCGAGGAGCTGTCGTTCACCGCCCGGTCCGTGAGCGATGCCGACGCCAGGCTGCCGCGTTTCTCCAACTGGCCCGTCGTGTACCTCCTCGAGGACGGCCACGACATCTACGTCGGCGAGACCGGCAATGCCACCAACCGGATGCGCCAGCACCTCAAGTCCCCCGCCAAGGAGCATCTGCGCGAGGTGCGCGTGGTCTTCGACGACCGTTTCAACGGCTCCGCCTGCCTCGACCTCGAGTCGTTCCTCATCCGCCTGTTCGGGGGCGACGGGCGTTTCGACGTGCTCAACCGCAACGACGGCATCACCAACCGGGACTACTACCAGCGTGAGGAGTACCTGGAGACCTTCCGGGAGGTGTTCGAGGAGCTGCGGGCGCGCGGCTACTTCGAGCGCTCGATCCCGCAGATCGAGAACACGGACCTCTTCAAGCTCTCGCCCTACAAGGCGCTCAACACCGAGCAGGGCATCGCGGTCCTCGACATCATGGAAGGCCTCGTCGACGACCTGCGGACCCCGGCGCGCACCACCGCCGTGATCCAGGGCGACCCGGGGACGGGCAAGACCATCGTCGGCATCTACCTCATGAAGCTCCTGCGGGACCTCGCCCAGTTCGACCCCACCGACGAGATCGACGGCGACTCGATGTTCTCGGATCTCTTTCTCGAGGGGAGCCGGGAGCTCTTCGAAGGGCTCCGTATCGGCCTCGTCGTGCCGCAGAAGTCGCTCCGGCAGTCCATCGAGGGCGTGTTCCGGCGGGTCCCGGCGCTGCGCGGGACGCCGGTCCTGACGCCCTACGAGGTCGCCGACGCCGAGGAGGACTTCGACATCCTCGTCGTCGACGAGGCCCACCGCCTCACCCAGCGTGCGGCGCAGGCCCACGGCACCCTGACCAAGCGGTACGGCGAGATCACCCGGCGTCTCTTCGGCGAGGACGACTACACGATCAATCAGCTGGACTGGATCCATGCCCGCTCCCGGCACACCGTCCTGCTGCTCGACACCGCGCAGAGCGTCCGCCCGGCCGACATCGAGCCGGCGGTCTTCGATCGTGTGATCGCCCAGGCACGCGACGAGCACCGCCTCTACCCGCTCGATACGCAGATGCGCGTCCGCGGGGGCAGCGCCTATCTGGAGTTCGCCCGGACGCTGCTCTCCGACGAGCCGCCCGAGCACGCTCCCGACCTCGAGGACTACGAGGTGGAGCTGTTCGATGACCTCGGCGCGATGCACGACCGCATCCGAGAGCGCGACGCGGAGACGGGGCTGTCGCGCCTCGTCGCGGGCTATGCGTGGAAGTGGAAGAGCAAGAAGAAGGGCTCGACCGAGGTCGACATCGAGATCGACGGATGCCGTCTGAGGTGGAATGTCTCCGAGGTCGACTGGATCGCGTCGCGCACCGCTCTCGAGGAGGTCGGCTCGATCCACACGGTCCAGGGCTACGACCTGAACTACGCCGGGGTCATCATCGGGCCCGACCTGCGGATCGCCCCGGCGACGGGGAAGCTGGCGGCCGATCGCAAGCACTACTTCGACAGCCGCGGGAAGGCGAACAACAGGATGCGCGGCCAGGTGACGACGGACGAGGACCTGCTGCGCTACATCACCAACGTCTACCGCGTGCTGATGTCCCGGGGCATGCGCGGCACGTACCTGTACGTCGTCGACCCGCTGCTCCGAGAGCGGCTGCGGCGCGTGCTCGGCTGA
- a CDS encoding glycoside hydrolase family 31 protein: MTETAAAAVARAADGSVQGENYRITPLTPRVVRLEWSTTGRFEDRPSVFATQRPVQREGVRVHRAHGRLHVVTDAYRLEYDEGPFSTNGLQLQVGGGVSAYHSVWRYRQDLSLPAHREGRRRGAPVRALDGNLGGAARTLDEADGAIPLEPGISSTVGYAVIDDSGSMVFDGGRLGPREAPEGARDLYVFAQGRDHVAGLADLYEISGPQPLLPRFALGNWWSRFHRYSEASYLELMDRFRSHRIPFSVAVVDMDWHLTDIDPVHGSGWTGYTWNRELFADPARFQCELHERGMAVTLNVHPADGVRAFEDSYEAMCRALGRPADGEPIEFDAADPRFMDAYFEVLHRGLEELGTDFWWVDWQSGPYSRRDGLDPLWVLNHGHFEDSARGGRRPLTFSRYAGPGSHRYPVGFSGDSIISWDSLAFQPRFTAAGANIGYGWWSHDIGGHMEGVRDDELAARWVQFGVFSPIMRLHSGNSPFSGKEPWNFDTAAEATMSEHLRLRHRMLPYLHAMNHRAHHEGRPLVEPTYFVAPVDEAYEHQDQYSFGSQLLVAPIVRPAARDTRRASTDVYLPEGRWIDVFTHQPYRGGRTVRMHRDLASIPVLLKAGGFLPLAARGDDPWADSRLPDLEVLVAAGADNAFSLWEEPEDDVWVRTEFALDVAAGTLTVEAPERPFGPERGLTVRLLGFDVGAFADLTSSHGSCHAEAEDDAVLVRLDLPEDVPRLVLSSAGMTTQSTGDVEGRVTELLRTAQVGYQLKERLLASVTGFGAQGGASWAAVGSAPAGHAPVVHGYDAASRELVDAIQELVAAE; this comes from the coding sequence GTGACCGAGACAGCTGCCGCCGCCGTGGCCCGCGCCGCGGACGGCTCCGTCCAGGGCGAGAACTACCGGATCACGCCGCTGACCCCCCGCGTGGTGCGCCTCGAGTGGTCCACCACGGGCCGCTTCGAGGACCGCCCCTCGGTGTTCGCGACGCAGCGCCCCGTCCAGCGCGAGGGCGTGCGGGTCCACCGCGCCCATGGCCGCCTCCACGTCGTCACCGACGCCTACCGGCTCGAGTACGACGAGGGGCCCTTCAGCACCAACGGGCTCCAGCTGCAGGTGGGCGGTGGCGTCTCGGCGTACCACTCGGTGTGGCGCTACAGGCAGGACCTCTCGCTCCCGGCGCACCGCGAGGGCAGACGCCGGGGCGCTCCGGTGCGTGCTCTCGACGGCAACCTCGGCGGGGCCGCCCGTACCCTCGACGAGGCGGACGGCGCGATCCCGCTCGAGCCCGGCATCAGCTCGACGGTCGGCTACGCGGTGATCGACGACTCCGGCTCGATGGTGTTCGACGGCGGCCGCCTCGGGCCCCGCGAGGCGCCCGAGGGCGCGAGGGATCTCTACGTCTTCGCCCAGGGGCGCGACCATGTCGCCGGGCTCGCGGACCTCTACGAGATCAGCGGGCCCCAGCCGCTGCTGCCGCGGTTCGCGCTCGGCAACTGGTGGTCCCGCTTCCACCGCTACTCCGAGGCCTCCTACCTCGAGCTCATGGACCGCTTCCGGTCCCACCGGATCCCCTTCTCCGTGGCCGTGGTCGACATGGACTGGCATCTGACCGACATCGACCCCGTGCACGGCTCGGGCTGGACGGGCTACACGTGGAACCGCGAGCTGTTCGCGGACCCCGCGCGCTTCCAGTGCGAGCTGCACGAGCGCGGGATGGCGGTGACCCTCAACGTGCATCCGGCCGACGGGGTGCGTGCCTTCGAGGACTCCTACGAGGCCATGTGCCGGGCGCTGGGCCGTCCGGCCGACGGGGAGCCGATCGAGTTCGACGCCGCGGATCCGCGGTTCATGGACGCCTACTTCGAGGTCCTGCATCGCGGGCTCGAGGAGCTGGGCACCGACTTCTGGTGGGTCGACTGGCAGAGCGGGCCGTACTCGCGGCGCGACGGACTGGACCCCCTGTGGGTGCTCAACCACGGGCACTTCGAGGACAGCGCGCGCGGGGGTCGGCGGCCGCTGACGTTCTCGCGCTACGCCGGGCCGGGCAGCCACCGCTACCCGGTGGGCTTCTCGGGAGACTCGATCATCAGCTGGGACTCCCTCGCCTTCCAGCCGCGCTTCACGGCGGCCGGGGCGAACATCGGCTACGGCTGGTGGAGCCACGACATCGGCGGCCACATGGAGGGTGTGCGCGACGACGAGCTCGCCGCCCGCTGGGTGCAGTTCGGGGTGTTCTCGCCGATCATGCGCCTGCACTCGGGCAACTCGCCGTTCAGCGGCAAGGAGCCGTGGAACTTCGACACGGCCGCCGAGGCGACCATGTCCGAGCACCTGCGTCTGCGCCACCGGATGCTCCCCTATCTGCACGCGATGAACCATCGCGCGCACCACGAGGGGCGTCCGCTCGTCGAGCCCACGTACTTCGTCGCCCCCGTGGACGAGGCCTACGAGCACCAGGACCAGTACTCGTTCGGCTCCCAGCTGCTCGTCGCGCCGATCGTGCGGCCCGCGGCGCGCGACACGCGCCGGGCCTCGACGGACGTCTACCTGCCCGAGGGGCGCTGGATCGACGTCTTCACCCACCAGCCGTACCGGGGCGGACGCACCGTCCGCATGCACCGCGATCTCGCGAGCATCCCCGTGCTGCTCAAGGCCGGCGGCTTCCTCCCGCTCGCGGCCCGCGGCGACGACCCGTGGGCCGACTCGCGCCTTCCCGACCTCGAGGTGCTCGTGGCCGCGGGCGCCGACAACGCCTTCTCCCTGTGGGAGGAGCCGGAGGACGACGTCTGGGTCCGCACCGAGTTCGCGCTCGACGTCGCGGCGGGCACGCTCACCGTCGAGGCGCCCGAGCGGCCGTTCGGGCCAGAGCGCGGGCTCACGGTGCGCCTGCTCGGCTTCGACGTCGGCGCGTTCGCCGACCTGACCTCGTCCCACGGCAGCTGCCACGCGGAGGCGGAGGACGATGCCGTGCTCGTGCGGCTCGACCTGCCCGAGGACGTCCCGCGCCTGGTCCTGTCCTCGGCGGGAATGACCACACAGAGCACGGGCGACGTCGAGGGCCGGGTCACCGAGCTGCTCCGCACCGCGCAGGTGGGCTACCAGCTCAAGGAGCGGCTGCTGGCCTCCGTGACCGGCTTCGGGGCCCAGGGCGGCGCGTCCTGGGCCGCCGTCGGCTCGGCACCGGCAGGCCATGCCCCGGTCGTGCACGGCTACGACGCGGCCTCCCGGGAGCTCGTCGACGCGATCCAGGAGCTCGTCGCCGCCGAGTAG
- a CDS encoding carbohydrate ABC transporter permease — translation MRRFQSAVLHVGLLAIGVITVFPFVWMVLSAFKPNSEIRALDQTFLPREWTFDNFLNIQQNFDFIRLFGNSVFLSVTITAISIYTSVLAGFVLGKYVFRGRGALFGFILATMMIPWAVTIIPRYTMFSEVGLKGSWLSIIIPVIFSGFGIFMMKQSMDGIPDEILEAARMDGASELYIFHRIVLPMSTNSISALAIFQFLWVWEDYLWPYLMIEDDSKQVLAVGLTTFSGRYSTDFGGLFAATTLSILPVLVVYLVFQRRFIAGAASAAVKG, via the coding sequence ATGCGCCGGTTCCAGTCCGCCGTGCTCCACGTCGGCCTTCTCGCGATCGGGGTCATCACGGTCTTCCCGTTCGTGTGGATGGTGCTGAGCGCCTTCAAGCCCAACAGCGAGATCCGCGCGCTCGACCAGACCTTCCTGCCCCGTGAATGGACGTTCGACAACTTCCTGAACATCCAGCAGAACTTCGACTTCATCCGGCTCTTCGGGAACTCGGTGTTCCTGTCCGTCACGATCACGGCGATCTCGATCTACACGAGCGTGCTCGCGGGCTTCGTGCTGGGCAAGTACGTCTTCCGCGGCCGGGGTGCCCTGTTCGGGTTCATCCTCGCCACCATGATGATCCCGTGGGCGGTCACGATCATCCCGCGCTACACGATGTTCTCCGAGGTGGGCCTCAAGGGCTCGTGGCTGTCGATCATCATCCCGGTGATCTTCTCGGGATTCGGCATCTTCATGATGAAGCAGTCGATGGACGGCATCCCCGACGAGATCCTCGAGGCCGCCCGCATGGACGGCGCCTCGGAGCTCTACATCTTCCATCGGATCGTGCTGCCGATGAGCACGAACTCGATCAGCGCGCTCGCGATCTTCCAGTTCCTGTGGGTCTGGGAGGACTACCTGTGGCCGTACCTCATGATCGAGGACGACTCCAAGCAGGTGCTCGCGGTCGGCCTGACCACCTTCAGCGGCCGCTACTCGACGGACTTCGGAGGGCTGTTCGCGGCCACCACCCTGTCGATCCTGCCGGTCCTCGTCGTCTATCTCGTCTTCCAGCGGCGCTTCATCGCCGGTGCGGCGAGCGCCGCGGTCAAGGGGTGA
- a CDS encoding carbohydrate ABC transporter permease, whose product MNSLAMGRTRPAKRRIVYKGERGIRNSVVILLIVFNLVLLVVPVAIALTGSFHDWNPLNGRFDPVGIDNYTRMFADPRLVTSVVNTTVFGLVVIAARVVLGLALALAIFSRMTRFKTFFRALFYMPTVTPLVAVAYVWKMMYDPQVGAVNSFLGTDVNWLFDSHWALPAIMLMTIWKDFGYAVILFLAGLYSLPEDVMEAAQVDGAGAWKRFVHVTLPLLRPMMIFVVITSLISYLQTFIQVLVLTKGGPGFKTYLLSYLIYDEAFVKYNFGYASAIAFALFLATAVLTILSFWVTGIGTRTGARPRRVRSGRKAV is encoded by the coding sequence ATGAACTCCCTTGCCATGGGGCGCACGCGCCCCGCCAAGCGTCGGATCGTCTACAAGGGCGAGCGCGGGATCCGCAACTCCGTGGTCATCCTGCTCATCGTCTTCAACCTCGTCCTGCTCGTCGTGCCCGTCGCGATCGCGCTCACGGGCAGCTTCCACGACTGGAACCCGCTGAACGGCCGGTTCGACCCCGTCGGGATCGACAACTACACGCGCATGTTCGCCGACCCGCGCCTGGTCACCTCGGTGGTCAACACGACCGTGTTCGGGCTCGTGGTGATCGCCGCCCGGGTGGTCCTCGGGCTCGCCCTCGCGCTCGCGATCTTCTCGCGCATGACCCGGTTCAAGACGTTCTTCCGGGCCCTGTTCTACATGCCGACCGTGACCCCGCTCGTGGCCGTCGCCTACGTGTGGAAGATGATGTACGACCCGCAGGTCGGGGCCGTCAACTCCTTCCTGGGCACCGACGTGAACTGGCTGTTCGACAGCCACTGGGCGCTGCCGGCGATCATGCTGATGACGATCTGGAAGGACTTCGGCTACGCCGTCATCCTGTTCCTGGCGGGGCTCTACTCCCTGCCCGAGGACGTCATGGAGGCGGCCCAGGTCGACGGCGCGGGCGCATGGAAGCGCTTCGTGCACGTGACGCTCCCGTTGCTGCGGCCGATGATGATCTTCGTCGTCATCACCTCGCTGATCTCGTATCTGCAGACCTTCATCCAGGTGCTCGTGCTGACCAAGGGCGGGCCCGGGTTCAAGACCTACCTGCTCTCGTACCTGATCTACGACGAGGCGTTCGTCAAGTACAACTTCGGCTACGCCTCCGCGATCGCGTTCGCCCTGTTCCTGGCGACCGCGGTGCTCACGATCCTGTCCTTCTGGGTCACCGGGATCGGCACCCGCACCGGGGCCCGCCCCCGTCGCGTCCGCTCCGGCCGGAAGGCGGTGTGA